In Diaphorobacter ruginosibacter, the genomic stretch TCAGCGTGAAGGTCTTGCCAGTGGCCAGGTCGACGGCGTCAAGCGAGTCGAAGCGATCCTGGAGCTCCACACCGTACGCACCGATGTTCTGCACCGGCGCCGCGCCCACGGTTCCCGGAATCAGTGCCATGTTCTCCAGGCCCGGGTAGCCCTGGGCGATGGTCCAGGCCACAGCCTCGTGCCAGACCTCGCCGGCGCCAGCCTCCACAATCCACGCCCTGTCGGTTTCCCCGGCCAGGCGCAGGCCCTTGATTTCCATCTTCAGCACCACCGGCTTCACATCGCCGGTGATCACGATATTGCTGCCCCCGCCCAGCACGAACACGGGCTGGCCCGCCAGATCGGGACTGGCGATCAGCGCCCGTACATCGTCCACGGAATGGGCTCGCACGAGCGTATGGGCCTTGGCGACGATGCCAAAGGTGTTGTATTGCTGGAGAGGAACGTTGTTCTCGACTAACATCGACCCAATTGTCGCACCCGGACGCGCACGCCTCCGGGTTTCCCTGCAGATCACCCCAAAGTCAAGCCATGCCATCTTTTGATACCGTTCTTGAAGCCAATTTCGTCGAAGTGAAGAACGCCGTGGAAAACACCGCCAAGGAAATCGGGACACGCTTCGATTTCAAGGGCACCTCCGCCGGCATCGAGCTCAAGGACAAGGAAATCACCTTGTTCGGCGACGCCGACTTCCAGCTCCAGCAGGTCGAGGACATCCTGCGCAACAAGCTCACCAAGCGCAACGTGGACGTGCGTTTCCTCGACATCGGCAAGCCGCAGAAGATCGGCGGCGACAAGCTCAAGCAAACCGTGAAGGTGCGCAACGGCATCGACAGCGAGAACGCCAAGAAGCTGCAGAAGCTGATCAAGGAAAGCAAGCTCAAGCTGCAGGCCGCCATCCAGGAAGAAAAGGTGCGCGTGACGGGTGCCAAGCGCGACGACCTGCAGGCCGCCATGGCGCTGATCCGCAAGGACATCACCGACCTGCCGCTGTCCTTCGACAACTTCCGTGACTGACCTCCCCTGCCCGGCGCCATGAGCACCACCCTCGGATACTCCGGCTCTTTCGCCCGTGCGGCATCCGCCGCCGCGCTGCTGCTCGCATGCCTTGCCACGCCCGCCCTCGCGCAGCAGGCCACCCTGGTCGGCGTCCTGGGCAGCAAGGCGCTGCTGGTCATCGACGGCAACGCACCGCGCACGCTCGGCGCGGGTGAATCGGTCAGCGGCATCAAGGTCGTCTCCATCTCGGGCGACAGCGCCGTCGTCGAATCCGGCGGCGTGCGCCAGACCCTGCGCATGGGCGATACGCCGGTGAACATCAGCCCCACGGCCGGCAGTGGCAAGCAGCGCCTGGTGCTGAAGGCCGACTCGCGCGGGCACTTCATGAACTCGGGGCTGATCAACGGCCAGGTCATGCGCTACATGGTGGACACGGGCGCCACCTCGGTCGCCTTCAGCCAGTCGGAGGCCAGGCGCATGGGCGTGCAGTTCGAGAACGGCCAGCAGATCATGATCGGCACCGGCAACGGCACCGTGCGGGCGCACCGCGTGGTGCTGCAGAGCGTGCGCGCGGGCGATATCGAGCTGCGCAACGTGGACGCCGTGGTCGTGCCCCAGCCCATGCCCTACGTGCTGCTGGGCAACAGCTTCCTGAACGCGTTCCAGATGACCCGCACGAACGACGAGATGGTGCTGGAGAAGAAATAGACTGCCGCCGATCGCCACAGGAAGAACCACATTCTTGCCATGAGCCAGCTTCCCGGGACCATTGCCGATTCGACCCCTGCCAACGAGTATGAGGAACTGCTCGCCCAATGGGGCGATCTGCAGGCCGCGCTGGCTTTTGTGCTGCACCATCCCCGGCAGACGGCAGACTTCACCGCCAAGGTGTGCCAATGCGACCAGTGGCTGCAGGACCTGGTCGCGCGCGATGTCGACTCGACGCTGTACCTGATATTCCAGCTCGCGGCCACCAACGGCACCGGCTACAGCGCATCGCACGCGCTGGTGTGCGCGGCACTCTGCCACATCCTCGCCCAGGAGCTGGGCCTGGCACGCCGCGAGCGCGACTCACTGGTCCGTGCGGCATTCACCATGAACGTCGGCATGACGCGCCTGCAGGACGAGTTGGCGGAGCGCAGCGAGCCGATCTCCGCCCAGCAGCAGGAGGCCGTCAATCGCCACGCCGAGCGCGGCATGGCACTGCTTGAGCAGGTGGGCGTAAGCGACGACCTGTGGCTCGACGCAGTGGCCTACCACCACGCCCCGCAGCACGAACGTGCGCGCGATCCACTCAGGAACCTTCAGGCCGAGGAACGACTGACCCACATTCTCGCGACGGTCGACCGCTATGTTGCCTTCATCAGCCCGCGCCGTACGCGTGCAGGGCGCAGCGCGACGGAATCCATCCGCACGCTGCTCGGCAAGAACACGTCACAGGCCAACGAGGTGGGCTCCCTGCTCGAGCGCACGATCGGCCTGTGCCCGCCAGGAACCTTC encodes the following:
- a CDS encoding YajQ family cyclic di-GMP-binding protein; translation: MPSFDTVLEANFVEVKNAVENTAKEIGTRFDFKGTSAGIELKDKEITLFGDADFQLQQVEDILRNKLTKRNVDVRFLDIGKPQKIGGDKLKQTVKVRNGIDSENAKKLQKLIKESKLKLQAAIQEEKVRVTGAKRDDLQAAMALIRKDITDLPLSFDNFRD
- a CDS encoding retropepsin-like aspartic protease family protein — translated: MSTTLGYSGSFARAASAAALLLACLATPALAQQATLVGVLGSKALLVIDGNAPRTLGAGESVSGIKVVSISGDSAVVESGGVRQTLRMGDTPVNISPTAGSGKQRLVLKADSRGHFMNSGLINGQVMRYMVDTGATSVAFSQSEARRMGVQFENGQQIMIGTGNGTVRAHRVVLQSVRAGDIELRNVDAVVVPQPMPYVLLGNSFLNAFQMTRTNDEMVLEKK
- a CDS encoding HD-GYP domain-containing protein, which translates into the protein MSQLPGTIADSTPANEYEELLAQWGDLQAALAFVLHHPRQTADFTAKVCQCDQWLQDLVARDVDSTLYLIFQLAATNGTGYSASHALVCAALCHILAQELGLARRERDSLVRAAFTMNVGMTRLQDELAERSEPISAQQQEAVNRHAERGMALLEQVGVSDDLWLDAVAYHHAPQHERARDPLRNLQAEERLTHILATVDRYVAFISPRRTRAGRSATESIRTLLGKNTSQANEVGSLLERTIGLCPPGTFVKLDNGDTAIVLRRGESTSFPVVASLLDADGEPYPEPGLHFTSQGRPRVQSALPSSAVSMGTNHYTMVRLGLMAASRHLSATAA